In a single window of the Phycisphaerales bacterium genome:
- a CDS encoding RHS repeat-associated core domain-containing protein has translation MSDITGYGTAAGWTGPSVAYDWDGENRLVTVRPIEGTEAAGMSRVDFGYDSSWRRVRKTVTPWDAQTSDWASAPALDRKFLWSGWRMLLETDVPASGGEAVLRSFTWGLDLAGLNGAVNSLESAGTIGGLLAVRQYDLSGGPSPADPVDYVYLYDALGNVGQVVDWSHDAQQPGAALAARYEYDPYGGVTKAQGDYAADNAWRFSTKQWDDETGLGNWLFRPYSASMGRWLTRDPIEEEGGLHLFVYALNGPAGLYDPDGRAVPVVIVGGAALTTAQAVAASFGLTLAACLASPPCRQAIDDALRAAAQAAVEATKSAAREAARRCCRVLCKSRHPSWPYCTGHSTPEPVVLLKAAQEAQKSRPISANCRPGGPSTLCARLGSSGTVYYCWVNFITVRGYPEASVARMYTISCCNCCHTIRSGTMCIKAHRTGMGKAYEQPPPP, from the coding sequence GTGTCCGACATCACCGGCTACGGTACGGCCGCCGGCTGGACCGGTCCCTCGGTCGCCTACGACTGGGACGGCGAGAACCGGCTCGTGACGGTGCGCCCGATCGAGGGCACGGAGGCGGCCGGGATGAGCCGGGTGGATTTCGGGTATGATTCGTCCTGGCGGCGGGTGCGGAAGACCGTGACGCCGTGGGACGCGCAGACGAGCGACTGGGCGAGCGCGCCGGCGCTGGACCGCAAGTTCCTCTGGTCCGGCTGGCGCATGCTGCTGGAGACGGACGTGCCGGCGAGCGGCGGGGAAGCCGTGCTGCGGAGTTTCACTTGGGGCCTGGACCTCGCGGGTCTGAACGGCGCCGTGAACTCGCTCGAATCTGCGGGCACGATCGGCGGGCTGCTGGCCGTGCGGCAGTACGACCTGAGCGGCGGGCCGTCGCCGGCCGATCCGGTGGACTACGTCTACCTGTACGATGCGCTGGGCAACGTGGGGCAGGTGGTGGACTGGTCGCACGATGCCCAGCAGCCCGGGGCCGCGCTCGCCGCCCGCTACGAGTACGACCCCTACGGCGGCGTGACCAAGGCCCAGGGCGACTACGCCGCCGACAACGCCTGGCGCTTCAGCACGAAGCAGTGGGACGATGAAACGGGGCTGGGAAATTGGCTCTTCCGGCCGTACTCCGCGAGCATGGGGCGGTGGCTGACGAGGGATCCGATTGAGGAGGAGGGGGGGCTTCATCTCTTTGTATATGCCCTGAACGGCCCTGCGGGGCTGTATGATCCGGACGGACGAGCAGTGCCGGTTGTGATTGTTGGCGGTGCGGCATTGACAACGGCCCAAGCCGTCGCCGCATCATTCGGGCTCACCCTAGCCGCATGTCTGGCATCGCCTCCATGTCGGCAGGCAATTGACGATGCCCTAAGGGCGGCGGCACAAGCGGCTGTGGAGGCTACGAAGTCCGCTGCACGAGAAGCGGCGCGCCGGTGCTGCCGTGTGCTATGCAAGAGCAGACACCCTTCGTGGCCGTACTGCACGGGCCACAGCACGCCGGAGCCCGTCGTGCTTCTGAAAGCCGCACAGGAGGCGCAAAAGAGCCGTCCGATCAGCGCAAACTGCCGCCCCGGAGGTCCATCAACTCTCTGCGCACGTCTGGGATCGTCAGGTACCGTGTACTACTGCTGGGTCAATTTTATCACCGTGCGCGGATATCCGGAAGCGAGTGTGGCGCGCATGTATACGATCTCATGCTGCAATTGCTGCCACACTATTCGAAGTGGTACCATGTGCATTAAGGCACATCGCACGGGAATGGGCAAAGCTTATGAACAGCCACCCCCGCCTTGA
- a CDS encoding undecaprenyl/decaprenyl-phosphate alpha-N-acetylglucosaminyl 1-phosphate transferase, translated as MHAFLALLQQYQYFALLAFAAAVFLTPVAMRLAQRYGVLDIPDQVLKPHARPTPYLGGTAIAAAWALTLTAAMLAGVVADWHRLLPILLGGLAMSVLGLVDDVRQVSPKIRLLVGTVIVLVTILASQAGVRVAEALLHGARTVTGWEWLVVPELVGVVLSVAFGVFIVLGACNSANLIDGLDGLCSGVTSIIALGFFLLASHLAVWEYSATGDPLRLILATAMFGAALGFLPWNFNPAKIFMGDAGSVLLGFNCGMLMLLFAERPGVLRWFLGALVIFALPVFDTALAMFRRWRAGRSIFEGDRSHFYDQLVQRGLSVRQTVLVCYALAIFFAACGLLAIWMHGGAPGEAGPVIRTRYLVLLYVGLAVVSATAAWRAGLTNPEERKGRRADESQS; from the coding sequence ATGCACGCGTTTCTAGCTCTCCTGCAGCAATACCAGTATTTCGCGCTGCTTGCCTTTGCCGCGGCCGTGTTTCTTACGCCCGTTGCGATGCGGTTGGCGCAACGCTACGGGGTGCTCGATATCCCCGACCAGGTGCTCAAGCCGCATGCCCGGCCGACGCCCTATCTCGGGGGGACGGCCATCGCCGCGGCTTGGGCGCTGACGCTGACGGCCGCCATGCTGGCCGGGGTGGTGGCGGACTGGCACCGGTTGTTGCCGATCCTGCTGGGCGGGCTGGCGATGTCCGTCCTCGGCCTGGTGGACGATGTACGGCAGGTCTCGCCGAAGATCCGGCTGCTGGTGGGGACGGTCATCGTGCTGGTTACGATCCTCGCGAGCCAGGCCGGTGTGCGCGTCGCGGAGGCCCTGTTACATGGGGCGCGGACGGTGACCGGGTGGGAGTGGCTCGTCGTGCCGGAACTGGTCGGCGTGGTGCTGTCGGTGGCGTTCGGCGTATTCATCGTGCTGGGAGCGTGTAACTCCGCCAACCTGATCGACGGACTGGATGGGCTGTGCAGCGGGGTGACCAGCATCATTGCCCTCGGCTTTTTCCTGTTGGCGTCGCACCTGGCGGTGTGGGAGTACAGCGCCACGGGGGACCCGCTGCGGCTCATCCTGGCCACCGCGATGTTCGGCGCCGCGCTCGGCTTTCTTCCGTGGAATTTCAACCCGGCGAAGATCTTCATGGGGGATGCGGGCAGTGTCCTGCTGGGCTTCAACTGCGGCATGCTGATGCTGCTCTTCGCCGAGCGCCCGGGTGTGCTGCGCTGGTTCCTGGGCGCGCTGGTGATCTTCGCGCTGCCGGTCTTCGACACGGCCCTGGCGATGTTCCGCCGCTGGCGGGCGGGGCGCTCGATCTTCGAGGGGGACCGCAGCCATTTCTACGACCAGCTTGTGCAACGCGGGCTCAGTGTGCGGCAGACAGTCCTGGTGTGCTACGCGCTCGCGATTTTCTTCGCGGCCTGCGGCCTGCTGGCGATCTGGATGCACGGTGGTGCGCCGGGCGAGGCGGGCCCCGTGATCCGCACGCGCTACCTGGTGTTGCTGTATGTTGGGCTGGCGGTCGTGTCGGCGACCGCGGCCTGGCGGGCTGGGCTCACGAACCCCGAGGAGCGTAAGGGGCGGCGCGCGGACGAGTCCCAGTCCTAG